Within the Clostridium scatologenes genome, the region GGTTACTTAATGAATATAGACTGTAATGTATGTTTATATGAATTGCCTTATGATGAACTAATACCTAATAGAAATCTATCTAGAATTTTTAGCCACAATCTAAAGGAATGCGGTATAATAGATATAGAACCACCTAAAAATACTAATTCTGGTTTAAGTTTAGGCACTGTAAGTCATGTTGTACCTTGTATACACCCATATATATCTATATCAGAAGATAAAAACTTAGAGTATTCTTCCAAAGAATTTTCTGAGGCTACTATATCTTATTATGCACAAAGTAGAATTCTAAAAGTTGCTCAAGCTTTAGCTTTAACTGGTTTAGATTTAATAGAAAATGCCTCACTACTTAATCAGGTAAAAAAAGAATTTTTTCATGAAAAAACAAAAGAGACTACTTCATAAGTCTCTTTTATTTTTATATATTTATAATATATAATATAAGTATAAATTAAAAATTACTTTTACTTGGGAGGAAAATATGATTTCAATTTATAAAACTTTAGATGAATCAGGAACATTACATTCGATAGATACCATAGAACCTGGATGTTGGGTTAATATAGTAGCACCTTCTGAAGGGGACTTACTGCTTGTATCTAAAAAAGTAGGTGTGCCATTGGACTTTTTAAAATCTGCACTAGATGAAGAAGAAACTTCCCGTATTGATATTGAAGATAACAATCTTCTTGTTATTGTAGACATACCATTCACTGAAATGGAAGATAACTCTTTAACTTACGATTCATACCCACTAGCAATTATCCATACAGAACACTCCATAATAACCGTATGTTTAAAAAATAGTAAAATTCTTACTGATTTTATTGATAATAAAGTTAAATCGTTTTTTACCTTTAAACGCTCAAGATTTATCCTTCAAATACTCTACAGAATAGCAAGTTACTATTTAATCTACTTAAGGCAAATAGATAAAAAAAGCTTAATGATTGAACAAAAACTTCATAAATCCATGAAAAATAAAGAATTAATTCAACTATTGTCCTTAGAAAAATCTCTAGTTTATTTCTCTACATCTTTAAAGTCTAACGAAATTACGCTTGAAAAAATGTTAAAGCTTGAAATTCTCCAAAAATATCCTGAAGATCAAAATATACTTGAAGATGTTATTATAGAAAATAAACAAGCTATAGAAATGGCTAATATTTATAGCAACATATTAAGTGGCACTATGGATGCCTTTGCATCTGTAATATCCAATAACTTAAATATGGTAATGAAACTATTAGCTTCTATAACTATAGTTATGGCTATACCTAATATAATTTTTAGTTCCTTCGGTATGAACTTAACTGGAATACCATTTAATTCAAATCCACAGGGATTTTGGATTACTTACGGCATAGCCGCAATATTATGCTTAGTTGCTATAGTTATTTTAAGAAAAAAAGGACTATTCTAATTATGGAGGCGATATAAATTGATAGCTAAAAGATTAAATTATGGAGATACAATAGGACTTATATCTCCAGCTGGAGCTGATAATCCTGATAATATAAAAAAGAGTATTAGTTTTCTTAAAAGCTTAGGATTCAATATAAAAGAAGGAAAACATATATATGATAGGTATGGTTATCTTGCAGGTAAGGATGATGATAGGGCTTCTGACCTTATGAATATGTTCCTTGATAAAACTGTTGATATGGTTCTTTGTGTAAGAGGTGGATATGGTACTATGAGAATTCTTCCTCTTATAGATTTCAGTGTCATAAAGGAAAATCCTAAAATATTTGCAGGTTTTAGTGATATAACTACCTTACTAAATTCTATATCCTTAAAGTGCAACTTAATAACTTTTCATTCTCCTATGTGTAATTCTAATCTTTTAGATAAAATTACACTAGAGAGCTTTTTGTATACTATTATGAAAGGAGATAAAGCATATACTATAGAAAATCCTAAAGACTTTAAAACTGAATGCTTTTCAAATGAACCTTTTATAGAAGGACAACTTATAGGTGGTAATCTTGCTCTAGTATCTAGCACTCTAGGTACTCCTTATGAAATAGATACCAAAGATAAAATTTTATTTATAGAAGATGTATCTGAAGAACCTTATAGGATAGACAGAATGCTAACTCAATTATCTCTATCTGGAAAACTTCAACAATGTAAGGGATTTATTTTAGGTCAATTTAAAGACTGCTCTCTTCCACATTATGAAAGAAGTCTTACTTTAAGGCAAGTAATTGAAGACAGGATTCTCACATTAAATAAGCCTACTATACTTAATTTTCAATCAGGCCATTCTTATCCCAAGCTTACTCTTCCTATTGGTGCACAAATTAAATTAGATTGTAAAAATGGAGTAATACATGTATTGGAAGGTGTTATAAAATAAAAAACTCACAATAACTTGTGAGTTTTTTTATTTGGAGGCGCCACCCAGATTTGAACTGGGGATAAAGGTTTTGCAGACCTCTGCCTTACCACTTGGCTATAGCGCCATAAATATTTTTAACGCATAATGCTTTTCTATAATATCATCTAAAGTAATATTTGTCAATACATTTTTGATTAAATACTCATAAATTCTTATAATTCAAAGAACTATTGTCTTAAAAATTTTTTAAGTGTCAAAGTTTCTATAAATTTTAATACCTATGGTATAATAAAAATATATTAATTTACGGAGATGATTTTATGAGTACTGAAATTGAAACATTAACCCAAATACTTAGAAATAGCAATAATATAGTTTTCTTCGGTGGTGCAGGGGTAAGCACATCTTCAGGAATACCAGACTTTAGAAGTTCAAATGGTTTATGGAACGAAAAACTTAAGATAAACTTTACACCTGAACAATTAGTATCTCATACCTTTTTTATGAGATATCCAGAAGAATTTTTTGAATTCTATAAAGATAAATTAATTTATCCCAATGCAAAACCTAATGGCTGCCATATAGCTTTAGCTAAACTAGAACAAATGGGAAAATTAAAGGCTGTAGTTACTCAAAATATAGATGGATTACATCAAGCTGCTGGTTCAAAAGTAGTTTATGAATTACATGGATCAGTTCTTAGAAATTACTGTATGAAGTGTAATGCTTTCTATGATGAAAAATTCATTTTAGAATCTAAAGGGGTACCTACTTGTCCTAAATGTGGTGGAAAAGTTAAACCTGACGTAGTTCTTTATGAAGAAGGATTGGACAATAACATTATTTCTGGTGCTGTAAAAGCAATATCAGAGGCTGACACTTTAATTATTGGAGGAACATCTTTAGTTGTTTATCCTGCTGCAGGACTTATTGATTATTTTAAAGGAAAAAATCTTGTACTTATAAATAAGAGTACAACTTCTGCTGATAATAAAGCTGATTTAATTATTAATGATGATATTGCCAAAGCTTTAAGTGACGCTGTTAATAAACTTTAAAAAAATATAG harbors:
- a CDS encoding magnesium transporter CorA family protein, translated to MISIYKTLDESGTLHSIDTIEPGCWVNIVAPSEGDLLLVSKKVGVPLDFLKSALDEEETSRIDIEDNNLLVIVDIPFTEMEDNSLTYDSYPLAIIHTEHSIITVCLKNSKILTDFIDNKVKSFFTFKRSRFILQILYRIASYYLIYLRQIDKKSLMIEQKLHKSMKNKELIQLLSLEKSLVYFSTSLKSNEITLEKMLKLEILQKYPEDQNILEDVIIENKQAIEMANIYSNILSGTMDAFASVISNNLNMVMKLLASITIVMAIPNIIFSSFGMNLTGIPFNSNPQGFWITYGIAAILCLVAIVILRKKGLF
- a CDS encoding S66 peptidase family protein, with amino-acid sequence MIAKRLNYGDTIGLISPAGADNPDNIKKSISFLKSLGFNIKEGKHIYDRYGYLAGKDDDRASDLMNMFLDKTVDMVLCVRGGYGTMRILPLIDFSVIKENPKIFAGFSDITTLLNSISLKCNLITFHSPMCNSNLLDKITLESFLYTIMKGDKAYTIENPKDFKTECFSNEPFIEGQLIGGNLALVSSTLGTPYEIDTKDKILFIEDVSEEPYRIDRMLTQLSLSGKLQQCKGFILGQFKDCSLPHYERSLTLRQVIEDRILTLNKPTILNFQSGHSYPKLTLPIGAQIKLDCKNGVIHVLEGVIK
- a CDS encoding NAD-dependent protein deacylase; the protein is MSTEIETLTQILRNSNNIVFFGGAGVSTSSGIPDFRSSNGLWNEKLKINFTPEQLVSHTFFMRYPEEFFEFYKDKLIYPNAKPNGCHIALAKLEQMGKLKAVVTQNIDGLHQAAGSKVVYELHGSVLRNYCMKCNAFYDEKFILESKGVPTCPKCGGKVKPDVVLYEEGLDNNIISGAVKAISEADTLIIGGTSLVVYPAAGLIDYFKGKNLVLINKSTTSADNKADLIINDDIAKALSDAVNKL